A single Carnobacterium alterfunditum DSM 5972 DNA region contains:
- a CDS encoding helix-turn-helix domain-containing protein: MEIGNQIKNLRIQKNLTQEELAERTNLSKGYISQVERDLSVPSMEVFFDILEVLGCSPRDFFDEKQEEQRVVYTKDEMTVYEDDEKGYEIKWLVPGSNENEMEPVFLKLTEKGQFKEFSPSLAETFGFVLEGEICIEIGLKRYFAKKGESIYFHATQKHQIINHGNEESLLLLVVTDSYL, encoded by the coding sequence ATGGAAATTGGGAATCAAATAAAAAACTTAAGGATCCAAAAAAATTTAACACAAGAGGAATTAGCAGAACGCACCAATTTGAGCAAAGGATACATTTCTCAAGTTGAGAGAGATTTAAGCGTCCCATCAATGGAAGTTTTTTTTGATATCTTAGAAGTTTTGGGGTGCAGCCCAAGAGACTTCTTTGATGAAAAACAAGAAGAGCAACGAGTAGTGTATACAAAAGATGAGATGACTGTCTATGAAGATGACGAGAAAGGCTATGAGATCAAATGGCTTGTTCCGGGATCAAATGAAAATGAAATGGAACCTGTTTTTCTGAAATTGACTGAAAAAGGTCAATTTAAAGAATTTAGTCCTTCATTAGCTGAAACATTTGGCTTTGTATTAGAGGGCGAAATTTGTATCGAGATAGGTTTGAAACGGTATTTTGCTAAAAAAGGAGAATCTATTTATTTTCATGCTACACAAAAGCATCAGATCATTAATCACGGTAATGAGGAAAGTTTATTGTTACTAGTAGTCACCGATTCTTATCTTTGA